Proteins from a genomic interval of Crassostrea angulata isolate pt1a10 chromosome 7, ASM2561291v2, whole genome shotgun sequence:
- the LOC128191868 gene encoding steroidogenic factor 1-like isoform X1, with protein sequence MNLREGFLAGPGNMPEYMTSFPMTSLTLDAIACKEEDAVVVEYILKASGSGGEMQYPPDVKYAFEELCPVCGDKVSGYHYGLLTCESCKGFFKRTVQNKKVYSCVDNRNCHIDKSQRKRCPYCRFQKCLSVGMKLEAVRQDRMRGGRNKFGPMYKRDRALKQQALRQQQQLIATCHARFSGGMGMMGDQDIKPDPSMLHQLSSEGNVGYAMHSPPLSGMPSPGMPDSPPQDLSRLSNSGAASQALPTSTNSPSQVYTMPPNYHHSVVSAMRNQYSSSSHVNHHYNHHSPTQMSPLSPVAPPIVPIVPQLILDVKASMADENEIKQKLTSFVQNEFGHEDILQPSVLINMLCKLSDQLLFLMVEWARTSFFFKDLKVEDQMKLLQNCWSEILILDLVHRLVRDTWSGEVTLLNGKKLTLDCLDKLGLSAAKESIFDLVRKMKELKIDVNEYLCLKFLILLNPDVPGLENRQAVENSQEKVNSALMEYCVNFYPHLKDKFGQVLLRLPEVRLISMHAEEFLYYKHLNGEIPDQTLLIEMLHSKKK encoded by the exons ATGAATCTCAGAGAA gGTTTTCTTGCAGGACCCGGTAATATGCCTGAATATATGACCAGTTTTCCTATGACGTCATTGACACTGGACGCCATTGCATGCAAAGAAGAGGACGCTGTCGTTGTAGAATACATCCTTAAAG CTTCGGGGAGTGGGGGGGAGATGCAGTACCCCCCGGACGTGAAGTACGCCTTTGAGGAGCTGTGCCCCGTGTGTGGGGACAAGGTCTCGGGATATCACTATGGACTTCTTACCTGTGAAAGTTGTAAAG GTTTCTTTAAAAGAACCGTACAAAACAAGAAGGTATACTCATGTGTGGACAACAGAAACTGTCACATTGACAAGAGTCAGAGGAAGCGGTGCCCGTACTGTCGATTCCAGAAGTGTCTCAGTGTGGGAATGAAGCTGGAAG CTGTCAGGCAAGACCGAATGCGGGGAGGAAGAAACAAGTTTGGTCCGATGTACAAGCGGGACCGCGCCCTGAAGCAGCAAGCTCTCCGACAGCAGCAACAACTAATCGCCACGTGTCATGCTCGGTTCTCCGGCGGAATGGGCATGATGGGAGATCAAGACATTAAGCCTGATCCCAGCATGCTCCATCAGCTGTCCTCAGAGGGCAACGTGGGATACGCAATGCACTCACCCCCACTGTCTGGTATGCCCTCCCCGGGAATGCCGGACTCACCCCCCCAGGACCTGAGTCGTCTGTCCAACTCGGGGGCCGCCTCACAAGCTCTGCCCACTTCCACCAACTCTCCATCTCAGGTCTACACCATGCCTCCAAACTACCATCATTCTGTCGTGTCAGCAATGCGCAATCAATATTCATCCTCGTCACATGTCAATCACCATTACAACCATCACAGTCCAACACAGATGTCGCCGCTCTCTCCAGTGGCGCCCCCTATCGTGCCAATTGTGCCTCAGCTGATTCTGGATGTGAAAGCATCCATGGCTGATgagaatgaaataaaacaaaaactgacatcctttgtacaaaatgaatttGGTCATGAAGACATTTTACAACCTAGTGTTCTAATCAACATGCTTTGTAAGTTGTCAGATCAGCTTCTATTTTTGATGGTGGAGTGGGCGAGGACTTCATTTTTCTTCAAAGATTTAAAG GTGGAGGACCAGATGAAGCTCCTACAGAACTGTTGGAGTGAGATTCTGATACTGGACCTGGTCCATCGGCTGGTCAGGGATACTTGGTCAGGGGAGGTCACTCTG TTAAATGGCAAAAAGCTAACCTTGGATTGTTTGGACAAACTCGGACTGTCAGCCGCCAAAGAAAGTATCTTTGACTTGGTGCGGAAAATGAAAGAACTGAAAATTGATGTCAACGAATATCTGTGCCTAAAATTCCTTATACTGTTAAACCCTG ATGTACCTGGTTTGGAAAATCGCCAAGCGGTGGAGAACTCTCAAGAAAAAGTAAACTCGGCTCTAATGGAGTACTGCGTCAATTTTTATCCGCACCTCAAGGATAAGTTTGGTCAAGTTCTGTTGAGACTTCCTGAAGTCCGCTTGATCAGTATGCATGCTGAAGAGTTTCTATACTACAAACATTTAAATGGAGAAATTCCCGATCAAACACTGTTGATAGAAATGCTACATTCTAAGAAGAAATAA
- the LOC128191868 gene encoding steroidogenic factor 1-like isoform X2 produces the protein MIQHSEKLDTDDNSIVSANLNNSEPGCSSPQDEASGSGGEMQYPPDVKYAFEELCPVCGDKVSGYHYGLLTCESCKGFFKRTVQNKKVYSCVDNRNCHIDKSQRKRCPYCRFQKCLSVGMKLEAVRQDRMRGGRNKFGPMYKRDRALKQQALRQQQQLIATCHARFSGGMGMMGDQDIKPDPSMLHQLSSEGNVGYAMHSPPLSGMPSPGMPDSPPQDLSRLSNSGAASQALPTSTNSPSQVYTMPPNYHHSVVSAMRNQYSSSSHVNHHYNHHSPTQMSPLSPVAPPIVPIVPQLILDVKASMADENEIKQKLTSFVQNEFGHEDILQPSVLINMLCKLSDQLLFLMVEWARTSFFFKDLKVEDQMKLLQNCWSEILILDLVHRLVRDTWSGEVTLLNGKKLTLDCLDKLGLSAAKESIFDLVRKMKELKIDVNEYLCLKFLILLNPDVPGLENRQAVENSQEKVNSALMEYCVNFYPHLKDKFGQVLLRLPEVRLISMHAEEFLYYKHLNGEIPDQTLLIEMLHSKKK, from the exons ATGATCCAACACTCAGAAAAGTTGGATACCGATGACAATTCCATAGTCAGCGCTAATTTGAATAATTCCGAGCCAGGGTGTTCTTCGCCTCAAGATGAAG CTTCGGGGAGTGGGGGGGAGATGCAGTACCCCCCGGACGTGAAGTACGCCTTTGAGGAGCTGTGCCCCGTGTGTGGGGACAAGGTCTCGGGATATCACTATGGACTTCTTACCTGTGAAAGTTGTAAAG GTTTCTTTAAAAGAACCGTACAAAACAAGAAGGTATACTCATGTGTGGACAACAGAAACTGTCACATTGACAAGAGTCAGAGGAAGCGGTGCCCGTACTGTCGATTCCAGAAGTGTCTCAGTGTGGGAATGAAGCTGGAAG CTGTCAGGCAAGACCGAATGCGGGGAGGAAGAAACAAGTTTGGTCCGATGTACAAGCGGGACCGCGCCCTGAAGCAGCAAGCTCTCCGACAGCAGCAACAACTAATCGCCACGTGTCATGCTCGGTTCTCCGGCGGAATGGGCATGATGGGAGATCAAGACATTAAGCCTGATCCCAGCATGCTCCATCAGCTGTCCTCAGAGGGCAACGTGGGATACGCAATGCACTCACCCCCACTGTCTGGTATGCCCTCCCCGGGAATGCCGGACTCACCCCCCCAGGACCTGAGTCGTCTGTCCAACTCGGGGGCCGCCTCACAAGCTCTGCCCACTTCCACCAACTCTCCATCTCAGGTCTACACCATGCCTCCAAACTACCATCATTCTGTCGTGTCAGCAATGCGCAATCAATATTCATCCTCGTCACATGTCAATCACCATTACAACCATCACAGTCCAACACAGATGTCGCCGCTCTCTCCAGTGGCGCCCCCTATCGTGCCAATTGTGCCTCAGCTGATTCTGGATGTGAAAGCATCCATGGCTGATgagaatgaaataaaacaaaaactgacatcctttgtacaaaatgaatttGGTCATGAAGACATTTTACAACCTAGTGTTCTAATCAACATGCTTTGTAAGTTGTCAGATCAGCTTCTATTTTTGATGGTGGAGTGGGCGAGGACTTCATTTTTCTTCAAAGATTTAAAG GTGGAGGACCAGATGAAGCTCCTACAGAACTGTTGGAGTGAGATTCTGATACTGGACCTGGTCCATCGGCTGGTCAGGGATACTTGGTCAGGGGAGGTCACTCTG TTAAATGGCAAAAAGCTAACCTTGGATTGTTTGGACAAACTCGGACTGTCAGCCGCCAAAGAAAGTATCTTTGACTTGGTGCGGAAAATGAAAGAACTGAAAATTGATGTCAACGAATATCTGTGCCTAAAATTCCTTATACTGTTAAACCCTG ATGTACCTGGTTTGGAAAATCGCCAAGCGGTGGAGAACTCTCAAGAAAAAGTAAACTCGGCTCTAATGGAGTACTGCGTCAATTTTTATCCGCACCTCAAGGATAAGTTTGGTCAAGTTCTGTTGAGACTTCCTGAAGTCCGCTTGATCAGTATGCATGCTGAAGAGTTTCTATACTACAAACATTTAAATGGAGAAATTCCCGATCAAACACTGTTGATAGAAATGCTACATTCTAAGAAGAAATAA
- the LOC128191868 gene encoding steroidogenic factor 1-like isoform X3, producing MPEYMTSFPMTSLTLDAIACKEEDAVVVEYILKASGSGGEMQYPPDVKYAFEELCPVCGDKVSGYHYGLLTCESCKGFFKRTVQNKKVYSCVDNRNCHIDKSQRKRCPYCRFQKCLSVGMKLEAVRQDRMRGGRNKFGPMYKRDRALKQQALRQQQQLIATCHARFSGGMGMMGDQDIKPDPSMLHQLSSEGNVGYAMHSPPLSGMPSPGMPDSPPQDLSRLSNSGAASQALPTSTNSPSQVYTMPPNYHHSVVSAMRNQYSSSSHVNHHYNHHSPTQMSPLSPVAPPIVPIVPQLILDVKASMADENEIKQKLTSFVQNEFGHEDILQPSVLINMLCKLSDQLLFLMVEWARTSFFFKDLKVEDQMKLLQNCWSEILILDLVHRLVRDTWSGEVTLLNGKKLTLDCLDKLGLSAAKESIFDLVRKMKELKIDVNEYLCLKFLILLNPDVPGLENRQAVENSQEKVNSALMEYCVNFYPHLKDKFGQVLLRLPEVRLISMHAEEFLYYKHLNGEIPDQTLLIEMLHSKKK from the exons ATGCCTGAATATATGACCAGTTTTCCTATGACGTCATTGACACTGGACGCCATTGCATGCAAAGAAGAGGACGCTGTCGTTGTAGAATACATCCTTAAAG CTTCGGGGAGTGGGGGGGAGATGCAGTACCCCCCGGACGTGAAGTACGCCTTTGAGGAGCTGTGCCCCGTGTGTGGGGACAAGGTCTCGGGATATCACTATGGACTTCTTACCTGTGAAAGTTGTAAAG GTTTCTTTAAAAGAACCGTACAAAACAAGAAGGTATACTCATGTGTGGACAACAGAAACTGTCACATTGACAAGAGTCAGAGGAAGCGGTGCCCGTACTGTCGATTCCAGAAGTGTCTCAGTGTGGGAATGAAGCTGGAAG CTGTCAGGCAAGACCGAATGCGGGGAGGAAGAAACAAGTTTGGTCCGATGTACAAGCGGGACCGCGCCCTGAAGCAGCAAGCTCTCCGACAGCAGCAACAACTAATCGCCACGTGTCATGCTCGGTTCTCCGGCGGAATGGGCATGATGGGAGATCAAGACATTAAGCCTGATCCCAGCATGCTCCATCAGCTGTCCTCAGAGGGCAACGTGGGATACGCAATGCACTCACCCCCACTGTCTGGTATGCCCTCCCCGGGAATGCCGGACTCACCCCCCCAGGACCTGAGTCGTCTGTCCAACTCGGGGGCCGCCTCACAAGCTCTGCCCACTTCCACCAACTCTCCATCTCAGGTCTACACCATGCCTCCAAACTACCATCATTCTGTCGTGTCAGCAATGCGCAATCAATATTCATCCTCGTCACATGTCAATCACCATTACAACCATCACAGTCCAACACAGATGTCGCCGCTCTCTCCAGTGGCGCCCCCTATCGTGCCAATTGTGCCTCAGCTGATTCTGGATGTGAAAGCATCCATGGCTGATgagaatgaaataaaacaaaaactgacatcctttgtacaaaatgaatttGGTCATGAAGACATTTTACAACCTAGTGTTCTAATCAACATGCTTTGTAAGTTGTCAGATCAGCTTCTATTTTTGATGGTGGAGTGGGCGAGGACTTCATTTTTCTTCAAAGATTTAAAG GTGGAGGACCAGATGAAGCTCCTACAGAACTGTTGGAGTGAGATTCTGATACTGGACCTGGTCCATCGGCTGGTCAGGGATACTTGGTCAGGGGAGGTCACTCTG TTAAATGGCAAAAAGCTAACCTTGGATTGTTTGGACAAACTCGGACTGTCAGCCGCCAAAGAAAGTATCTTTGACTTGGTGCGGAAAATGAAAGAACTGAAAATTGATGTCAACGAATATCTGTGCCTAAAATTCCTTATACTGTTAAACCCTG ATGTACCTGGTTTGGAAAATCGCCAAGCGGTGGAGAACTCTCAAGAAAAAGTAAACTCGGCTCTAATGGAGTACTGCGTCAATTTTTATCCGCACCTCAAGGATAAGTTTGGTCAAGTTCTGTTGAGACTTCCTGAAGTCCGCTTGATCAGTATGCATGCTGAAGAGTTTCTATACTACAAACATTTAAATGGAGAAATTCCCGATCAAACACTGTTGATAGAAATGCTACATTCTAAGAAGAAATAA
- the LOC128191868 gene encoding steroidogenic factor 1-like isoform X4, whose translation MSDLDYADPSTTSGSGGEMQYPPDVKYAFEELCPVCGDKVSGYHYGLLTCESCKGFFKRTVQNKKVYSCVDNRNCHIDKSQRKRCPYCRFQKCLSVGMKLEAVRQDRMRGGRNKFGPMYKRDRALKQQALRQQQQLIATCHARFSGGMGMMGDQDIKPDPSMLHQLSSEGNVGYAMHSPPLSGMPSPGMPDSPPQDLSRLSNSGAASQALPTSTNSPSQVYTMPPNYHHSVVSAMRNQYSSSSHVNHHYNHHSPTQMSPLSPVAPPIVPIVPQLILDVKASMADENEIKQKLTSFVQNEFGHEDILQPSVLINMLCKLSDQLLFLMVEWARTSFFFKDLKVEDQMKLLQNCWSEILILDLVHRLVRDTWSGEVTLLNGKKLTLDCLDKLGLSAAKESIFDLVRKMKELKIDVNEYLCLKFLILLNPDVPGLENRQAVENSQEKVNSALMEYCVNFYPHLKDKFGQVLLRLPEVRLISMHAEEFLYYKHLNGEIPDQTLLIEMLHSKKK comes from the exons ATGAGTGATTTAGACTACGCAGACCCTTCCACCA CTTCGGGGAGTGGGGGGGAGATGCAGTACCCCCCGGACGTGAAGTACGCCTTTGAGGAGCTGTGCCCCGTGTGTGGGGACAAGGTCTCGGGATATCACTATGGACTTCTTACCTGTGAAAGTTGTAAAG GTTTCTTTAAAAGAACCGTACAAAACAAGAAGGTATACTCATGTGTGGACAACAGAAACTGTCACATTGACAAGAGTCAGAGGAAGCGGTGCCCGTACTGTCGATTCCAGAAGTGTCTCAGTGTGGGAATGAAGCTGGAAG CTGTCAGGCAAGACCGAATGCGGGGAGGAAGAAACAAGTTTGGTCCGATGTACAAGCGGGACCGCGCCCTGAAGCAGCAAGCTCTCCGACAGCAGCAACAACTAATCGCCACGTGTCATGCTCGGTTCTCCGGCGGAATGGGCATGATGGGAGATCAAGACATTAAGCCTGATCCCAGCATGCTCCATCAGCTGTCCTCAGAGGGCAACGTGGGATACGCAATGCACTCACCCCCACTGTCTGGTATGCCCTCCCCGGGAATGCCGGACTCACCCCCCCAGGACCTGAGTCGTCTGTCCAACTCGGGGGCCGCCTCACAAGCTCTGCCCACTTCCACCAACTCTCCATCTCAGGTCTACACCATGCCTCCAAACTACCATCATTCTGTCGTGTCAGCAATGCGCAATCAATATTCATCCTCGTCACATGTCAATCACCATTACAACCATCACAGTCCAACACAGATGTCGCCGCTCTCTCCAGTGGCGCCCCCTATCGTGCCAATTGTGCCTCAGCTGATTCTGGATGTGAAAGCATCCATGGCTGATgagaatgaaataaaacaaaaactgacatcctttgtacaaaatgaatttGGTCATGAAGACATTTTACAACCTAGTGTTCTAATCAACATGCTTTGTAAGTTGTCAGATCAGCTTCTATTTTTGATGGTGGAGTGGGCGAGGACTTCATTTTTCTTCAAAGATTTAAAG GTGGAGGACCAGATGAAGCTCCTACAGAACTGTTGGAGTGAGATTCTGATACTGGACCTGGTCCATCGGCTGGTCAGGGATACTTGGTCAGGGGAGGTCACTCTG TTAAATGGCAAAAAGCTAACCTTGGATTGTTTGGACAAACTCGGACTGTCAGCCGCCAAAGAAAGTATCTTTGACTTGGTGCGGAAAATGAAAGAACTGAAAATTGATGTCAACGAATATCTGTGCCTAAAATTCCTTATACTGTTAAACCCTG ATGTACCTGGTTTGGAAAATCGCCAAGCGGTGGAGAACTCTCAAGAAAAAGTAAACTCGGCTCTAATGGAGTACTGCGTCAATTTTTATCCGCACCTCAAGGATAAGTTTGGTCAAGTTCTGTTGAGACTTCCTGAAGTCCGCTTGATCAGTATGCATGCTGAAGAGTTTCTATACTACAAACATTTAAATGGAGAAATTCCCGATCAAACACTGTTGATAGAAATGCTACATTCTAAGAAGAAATAA